A DNA window from Halomicrobium mukohataei DSM 12286 contains the following coding sequences:
- a CDS encoding NCS2 family permease has translation MGVFERFFGLDEHDTDVRTEVLAGITTFLTMSYIVVVNPAILTAFPDDGVPGGIAIDGFTPGEVFQMLAVVTIVTSAIAMFVMAFYANRPFGLAPGLGLNAFFAITVIGVLGVPWETALAAIVVEGVVFIVLTAIGAREYVIKLFPEPVKFAVGTGLGLFLAIIGLQAMGIVVDDPATLVALGSIASNPVAILSVAGLFLTFVLYAARIRGAIVLGILTTTLVGWGLTAAGVFSRGVLTPESIPQAQYNIAPLAGAFVGGFGDVEAFSFALIVFTFFFVDFFDTAGTLVGVGQAGGFLDENGDFPDIDKPLMADAVGTTIGGMLGTSTVTTYIESATGVEEGGRTGLTALVIAVLFLASLVVVPLAAAIPQYASHIALVVVAVLLMRNVVDIQWDDFAHSVPAALTIIVMPFTYSIAYGIAAGIVSYPIVKTGQGEFDDVLVGQWLLAAAFIVYFVVRTSGILTSL, from the coding sequence ATGGGCGTATTCGAACGATTCTTCGGACTTGACGAACACGACACCGACGTTCGGACGGAGGTACTGGCCGGGATCACGACGTTCCTGACGATGAGTTACATCGTCGTCGTCAACCCCGCGATCCTCACGGCGTTCCCGGACGACGGTGTCCCGGGCGGGATCGCTATCGACGGGTTCACGCCGGGCGAAGTGTTCCAGATGCTCGCGGTCGTGACGATCGTCACCTCCGCGATCGCGATGTTCGTGATGGCGTTCTACGCGAACAGGCCCTTCGGCCTCGCGCCGGGACTCGGACTCAACGCCTTCTTCGCGATCACCGTCATCGGCGTTCTGGGCGTTCCCTGGGAGACTGCACTCGCCGCGATCGTCGTCGAGGGGGTCGTCTTCATCGTCCTCACGGCTATCGGCGCACGGGAGTACGTGATCAAACTGTTTCCCGAACCAGTCAAGTTCGCGGTCGGGACTGGTCTCGGACTCTTCCTCGCGATCATCGGCCTCCAGGCGATGGGGATCGTCGTCGACGACCCGGCGACGCTGGTAGCACTCGGCAGCATCGCCAGTAATCCCGTCGCGATCCTCTCGGTCGCCGGTCTGTTCCTGACGTTCGTCCTCTACGCGGCGCGGATCCGCGGTGCGATCGTCCTCGGGATCCTCACGACGACGCTCGTCGGCTGGGGACTGACCGCCGCCGGCGTCTTCTCCCGGGGCGTGCTCACACCCGAGTCGATCCCCCAGGCACAGTACAACATCGCGCCGCTGGCGGGGGCGTTCGTCGGCGGCTTCGGCGACGTAGAGGCCTTTTCCTTCGCGTTGATCGTGTTCACGTTCTTCTTCGTGGACTTCTTCGACACGGCCGGGACGCTCGTCGGCGTGGGCCAGGCCGGTGGCTTCCTCGACGAGAACGGTGACTTCCCCGACATCGACAAACCGCTGATGGCCGACGCCGTCGGGACGACGATCGGCGGGATGCTCGGCACCTCGACGGTGACGACGTACATCGAGTCCGCGACCGGTGTCGAGGAGGGCGGTCGGACCGGCCTGACGGCGCTCGTCATCGCCGTCCTCTTCCTCGCCTCGCTCGTCGTCGTGCCGCTGGCGGCGGCGATCCCGCAGTACGCCTCCCACATCGCCCTGGTCGTCGTCGCCGTGTTGCTGATGCGCAACGTCGTCGACATCCAGTGGGACGACTTCGCACACTCGGTGCCGGCCGCGCTCACCATCATCGTCATGCCCTTCACCTACTCGATCGCCTACGGGATCGCCGCCGGGATCGTCTCCTACCCGATCGTCAAGACCGGACAGGGAGAGTTTGACGACGTGCTGGTCGGTCAGTGGCTCCTCGCCGCCGCCTTCATCGTCTACTTCGTCGTCCGAACCAGCGGGATCCTCACGAGTCTCTGA
- the pyrE gene encoding orotate phosphoribosyltransferase has protein sequence MANDALITALRDADAVKYGEFELSHGGTSDYYVDKYVFETNPECLALIGEAFAETLAGADWYAEGTTLAGVALGAVPLVAVTSVETGTPYVIARKQQKEYGTANLIEGDLAEGEEVVILEDIATTGQSAVDAAEALREAGATVSRVLVVVDREEGARENLAEHDLELSSLVTASDLLADRPDDAAE, from the coding sequence ATGGCCAACGACGCACTCATCACCGCGCTGCGGGACGCTGACGCCGTCAAGTACGGCGAGTTCGAGCTCTCACACGGAGGGACCAGCGACTACTACGTCGACAAGTACGTCTTCGAGACGAACCCGGAGTGTCTGGCACTGATCGGCGAGGCCTTCGCCGAGACGCTCGCCGGGGCCGACTGGTACGCCGAGGGGACCACGCTCGCGGGCGTCGCACTGGGTGCGGTCCCGCTGGTGGCCGTCACAAGCGTCGAGACGGGCACGCCGTACGTCATCGCGCGCAAGCAACAGAAGGAGTACGGCACCGCCAACCTCATCGAGGGCGACCTCGCCGAGGGCGAAGAGGTCGTGATCCTCGAAGACATCGCGACGACCGGCCAGAGCGCCGTCGACGCCGCCGAGGCACTCCGTGAGGCGGGTGCGACGGTCTCGCGAGTGCTCGTCGTCGTCGACCGCGAAGAGGGTGCCCGCGAGAACCTCGCCGAGCACGACCTCGAACTGTCCTCGCTCGTGACGGCGTCGGATCTGCTGGCCGACCGGCCTGACGACGCTGCCGAGTGA
- a CDS encoding phosphoribosyltransferase: MSDLPEEFSCTITNWEYIYDLCRRVANDVKAADFEPDVVVALARGGWFGGRCLCDFLGLDDLTSLKVEHYVGTAQSGQEAKIKYPMPDDSVADKDVLVVDDIADTGKSIQTAADYVREAGPASVRTATLQLLDTSEHEPDFVGERLEEWTWVVYPWNFVEDMIELLSGLMAKSDQRVHDEDDLRHLFREYHGVERIQMEIAQPDRLDEVLTEMERRDVIEWADGGWRLVD; the protein is encoded by the coding sequence ATGAGCGATCTCCCCGAGGAGTTCTCGTGTACCATCACCAACTGGGAGTACATCTACGACCTGTGTCGCCGCGTCGCCAACGACGTGAAGGCCGCCGACTTCGAGCCCGACGTGGTCGTCGCGCTGGCCCGCGGGGGTTGGTTCGGCGGGCGCTGTCTCTGTGACTTCCTCGGACTGGACGACCTGACGAGTCTGAAGGTCGAACACTACGTCGGCACGGCCCAGTCCGGCCAGGAGGCAAAGATCAAGTACCCGATGCCGGACGACTCCGTCGCCGACAAGGACGTGCTGGTCGTCGACGACATCGCCGACACCGGCAAGTCGATCCAGACCGCCGCCGACTACGTCCGCGAGGCCGGCCCCGCGAGCGTCCGCACGGCCACGCTACAGCTGCTCGACACCAGCGAACACGAACCCGACTTCGTCGGCGAACGCCTCGAAGAGTGGACATGGGTCGTCTACCCCTGGAACTTCGTCGAGGACATGATCGAACTCCTCTCGGGACTGATGGCAAAGAGCGACCAGCGAGTCCACGACGAGGACGACCTCCGGCACCTGTTTCGGGAGTATCACGGCGTCGAACGCATCCAGATGGAGATCGCTCAGCCCGACCGTCTCGACGAGGTGCTCACAGAGATGGAACGACGCGACGTGATCGAGTGGGCCGACGGCGGCTGGCGACTCGTCGACTGA
- a CDS encoding PAS domain S-box protein, with product MNRPVDRVLLDYAQDKIAVVDRDGTYQYLNRAAKTILGYDPDDLIGENAFEFMHPSDRDYVRTRFEETIAVDDEFLDVTVEYRHRQREGGWVWLESRMSNLTDSELGGYVVSSRDISDRVTAERERDETETRLRELAANTDDVLWMFSGDWSELLFLNPAYESVYGGSVDAIEADTDAFMDCVYPDDVPAVERSMAALSRGESVDMEYRVNPGENYNRWVWVQAEPIVEDGEVVRIVGFTRDVTDRNRRERQLAVVDNLLRHNIRNDMTTILGQAELIADDPEVDAPERAAVIRRVGEALLQTTEKQRETIHLFRSPACPTTVDMTEAVDAALASVRVRYPAATVETTLSPELVASALAEVEVALSELIENAVKHAESDAPTVRITGTVRDDEIVIVIDDDCPPLPEFEYRVLTGDKPMSDVYHSTGLGLWLVYWIVDLSDGRIEFTTNDETGNTITVVLPRAAAPAPE from the coding sequence ATGAACCGACCGGTCGATCGCGTGCTCCTCGACTACGCGCAGGACAAGATCGCGGTCGTCGACCGGGACGGGACCTACCAGTACCTCAATCGAGCGGCCAAGACGATCCTCGGGTACGATCCAGACGATCTGATCGGCGAGAACGCCTTCGAGTTCATGCATCCGTCCGATCGGGACTACGTTCGGACCCGCTTCGAGGAGACGATCGCCGTCGACGACGAGTTCCTCGACGTGACCGTCGAGTACCGCCACCGCCAGCGCGAGGGGGGATGGGTGTGGCTGGAGAGTCGGATGTCTAACCTGACGGACTCGGAGCTGGGCGGCTACGTCGTCAGCTCGCGCGATATCTCGGATCGGGTCACTGCCGAACGCGAGCGCGACGAAACCGAGACGCGACTCCGGGAGCTAGCGGCCAACACCGACGACGTGCTCTGGATGTTCAGCGGGGACTGGTCGGAGCTGCTCTTTCTCAACCCCGCCTACGAATCCGTCTACGGCGGCTCGGTCGACGCCATCGAGGCGGATACGGACGCGTTTATGGACTGTGTCTATCCCGACGACGTGCCCGCCGTCGAGCGCTCGATGGCGGCGCTCTCCCGTGGCGAATCGGTCGACATGGAGTACCGGGTCAACCCGGGCGAGAACTACAACCGCTGGGTGTGGGTCCAGGCGGAGCCGATCGTCGAGGACGGGGAAGTCGTTCGCATCGTCGGCTTCACCAGAGACGTGACCGATCGCAACCGCCGGGAGCGCCAGCTCGCAGTCGTCGACAACCTCCTGCGCCACAACATCCGCAACGACATGACGACCATCCTCGGGCAGGCGGAGCTGATCGCCGACGATCCCGAGGTCGACGCCCCGGAGCGGGCCGCAGTCATCCGGCGGGTCGGCGAGGCACTCCTCCAGACGACCGAAAAACAGCGCGAGACGATCCACCTCTTTCGGTCGCCCGCCTGCCCGACGACCGTCGATATGACCGAGGCCGTCGACGCCGCGCTCGCGAGCGTCCGCGTTCGCTACCCGGCAGCCACCGTCGAGACGACACTCTCTCCCGAGCTCGTCGCCAGTGCGCTGGCGGAAGTCGAAGTCGCGCTCTCGGAGCTGATCGAGAACGCCGTCAAACACGCCGAGAGCGACGCTCCGACCGTCCGGATCACCGGCACCGTTCGCGACGACGAGATCGTGATCGTGATCGACGACGACTGCCCGCCCCTGCCGGAGTTCGAGTACCGCGTGCTGACCGGCGACAAACCGATGAGCGACGTGTACCACAGCACCGGGCTGGGACTGTGGCTGGTCTACTGGATCGTCGATCTCTCGGACGGCCGGATCGAGTTTACCACCAACGACGAGACGGGCAACACGATCACCGTCGTCCTGCCGCGTGCGGCCGCTCCAGCGCCGGAGTGA
- the glmM gene encoding phosphoglucosamine mutase — translation MHVFGSSGVRGVANEEVTPAYVLQIAQATGSVWDDARIALARDTRTSGEMLADAAASGLASTGHSVDLLGEAPTPTLQAYCARHGVPGMMITASHNPPAYNGVKLIGADGVELDRTVLDDIEDRLEATEFDTVRWDGLGRTRAVDGAGDDYITEVLDTVDRTAIAAADLTVVVDPGHGAGCHTSPTFLRELGCTVRTVNAQPDGHFPGRDPEPIDPHLADLREYVRTTDADLGIAHDGDADRAVFVDETGTTINGDAALAALVEATVEPGDTVVSAVNASQRLVDVVEAADAELTLTRIGSTYLITRIQQLRAAGETVSVAGEGNGGIIFPGYRIARDGAYTAGKFLELVAEEPASEIAARFDDYVNVRAAVEYEDETERAAMLDAVEAAATEAVADLDTTDGYRLNYGDGWVLARPSGTEPVVRIYAEAHTQQRADELLSTFADPIDRVREDG, via the coding sequence ATGCACGTCTTCGGGTCCAGCGGCGTCAGAGGTGTGGCAAACGAGGAGGTGACACCGGCGTACGTCCTACAGATCGCACAGGCGACCGGCTCGGTGTGGGACGACGCCCGAATCGCGCTGGCACGAGACACGCGGACCAGCGGGGAGATGCTCGCGGACGCCGCGGCCAGCGGGCTGGCCAGCACCGGCCACTCCGTCGACTTGCTCGGCGAAGCGCCGACGCCGACGTTACAGGCCTACTGTGCCCGTCACGGCGTCCCCGGCATGATGATCACCGCCTCGCACAACCCGCCAGCGTACAACGGCGTCAAGCTGATCGGCGCGGACGGGGTCGAACTCGACAGGACCGTCCTCGACGACATCGAGGATCGCCTCGAAGCCACGGAGTTCGACACCGTCCGGTGGGACGGGCTGGGCCGGACGAGGGCGGTCGACGGAGCCGGCGACGACTACATTACTGAAGTCCTCGACACCGTCGACCGGACGGCGATCGCGGCGGCGGATCTGACTGTGGTCGTGGACCCGGGCCACGGAGCCGGCTGTCACACCAGCCCGACGTTCCTGCGAGAGCTCGGCTGTACCGTCCGCACCGTCAATGCCCAGCCCGACGGCCACTTCCCCGGTCGCGACCCGGAACCGATCGACCCGCACCTCGCCGACCTGCGAGAGTACGTCCGCACGACCGACGCCGACCTCGGCATCGCACACGACGGCGACGCCGACCGTGCGGTGTTCGTCGACGAGACCGGGACGACGATCAACGGCGACGCCGCACTCGCGGCGCTCGTCGAGGCGACCGTCGAACCCGGCGACACCGTCGTCTCGGCGGTCAACGCCTCACAGCGCCTCGTCGACGTCGTCGAGGCCGCCGACGCCGAGCTGACGCTGACCCGGATCGGCTCGACGTACCTCATCACGCGGATCCAGCAGCTCCGGGCGGCCGGCGAGACCGTCAGCGTCGCAGGTGAGGGCAACGGCGGCATCATCTTCCCGGGCTACCGGATCGCCCGAGACGGGGCCTACACCGCCGGGAAGTTCCTCGAACTCGTCGCCGAGGAACCCGCAAGCGAGATCGCCGCCCGCTTCGACGACTACGTCAACGTCCGCGCGGCCGTCGAGTACGAAGACGAGACAGAGCGCGCGGCGATGCTCGACGCCGTCGAAGCGGCCGCCACCGAGGCCGTCGCGGACCTCGATACGACCGATGGCTACCGGCTGAACTACGGCGACGGGTGGGTCCTGGCCCGTCCGTCGGGGACCGAGCCCGTCGTCCGGATCTACGCCGAGGCCCACACCCAGCAGCGGGCAGACGAGCTGCTATCGACCTTCGCGGACCCGATCGATCGAGTCCGCGAAGACGGGTGA
- a CDS encoding DUF7118 family protein, with amino-acid sequence MADADAVTRLRQADADRRAARERVESVGAERSEGATEERAVNEESRAPAGEDSLRALRTACEELRALLTEYEGRATGDGDFAAFIEFQDRIAHFTNDLDEELPERTVFEEIDERLQQRRLTEDDFAAVRERIDAAEETADPLVEWEDARERYGEARRAARRRLDTVADRIDDRERLLELGEADLDAPTERLRDPIERYDDAVADAFDAFRSNASAREVLDFVETTALYPLVPFREPPEDLLAYVRGHEAGTEPIPQLLAYAEYSRSKLDHYVEDADALKRSVATSQTYLERLDADPLTVGWPPPAADTLRWQCNERISVVARFAPDVVNDLRAVRALTRRSEYDRLRDSAVARERLTDAERERLWTGAVADELADLRAERDALRDALDELSGLA; translated from the coding sequence ATGGCCGACGCTGACGCGGTCACGCGACTCCGGCAAGCCGACGCCGACCGGCGGGCGGCCCGCGAGCGCGTCGAGAGCGTCGGCGCCGAACGAAGTGAGGGGGCGACGGAAGAGCGCGCGGTGAACGAAGAGAGCCGCGCGCCGGCCGGCGAGGATTCGTTGCGGGCCCTCCGGACGGCCTGCGAGGAGCTTCGCGCGCTGCTGACGGAGTACGAGGGCCGGGCGACCGGCGACGGCGACTTCGCGGCCTTCATCGAGTTCCAGGACCGAATCGCCCACTTCACGAACGACCTCGACGAGGAACTGCCCGAGCGGACCGTCTTCGAGGAGATCGACGAGCGCCTCCAGCAGCGCCGGCTCACCGAGGACGACTTCGCGGCCGTCCGCGAGCGCATCGACGCCGCCGAGGAGACGGCCGACCCCCTCGTCGAGTGGGAGGACGCCCGCGAGCGCTACGGGGAGGCCAGACGCGCCGCACGGCGTCGCCTCGACACCGTCGCGGACCGGATCGACGACCGCGAGCGCCTGCTCGAACTGGGCGAGGCCGACCTCGACGCGCCGACGGAGCGGCTCCGCGACCCCATCGAGCGCTACGACGATGCCGTCGCCGACGCGTTCGACGCCTTCCGATCGAACGCGTCGGCCCGCGAGGTACTCGACTTCGTCGAGACGACGGCGCTGTACCCGCTGGTCCCGTTTCGCGAACCGCCCGAGGACCTGCTGGCGTACGTCCGGGGCCACGAGGCGGGCACCGAGCCGATCCCGCAGCTGCTCGCGTACGCGGAGTACTCGCGGTCGAAGCTGGACCACTACGTCGAGGACGCCGACGCCCTCAAGCGATCCGTCGCGACCAGCCAGACCTACCTCGAACGGCTCGACGCAGATCCCCTGACCGTCGGCTGGCCCCCGCCTGCGGCGGACACGCTGCGCTGGCAGTGCAACGAACGGATCTCGGTCGTCGCCCGGTTCGCCCCGGACGTGGTGAACGACTTGCGGGCCGTCCGGGCGCTCACTCGCCGGTCGGAGTACGATCGGCTGCGAGACAGCGCGGTCGCCCGCGAGCGTCTGACTGACGCGGAGCGAGAACGGCTCTGGACGGGCGCGGTCGCGGACGAACTCGCCGACCTGCGGGCCGAACGCGACGCGCTCCGTGACGCGCTCGACGAGCTGTCGGGGCTGGCGTGA
- the hisI gene encoding phosphoribosyl-AMP cyclohydrolase, translating to MSDGELAFDEQDLLPAVAQDADTGEVVMLAYVSEAALERSRETGYAHYYSRSRDELWKKGGTSGHTQEIEEIRMDCDGDAILYLIDQEGGACHTGYRSCFHRTVDGEVVGEQVFDPDDVYE from the coding sequence ATGAGCGACGGCGAACTCGCCTTCGACGAACAGGACCTCCTGCCGGCGGTCGCACAGGACGCCGACACCGGCGAGGTCGTGATGCTCGCGTACGTCTCCGAGGCGGCTCTGGAACGCTCTCGCGAGACGGGCTACGCCCACTACTACTCGCGCAGCCGCGACGAGCTCTGGAAGAAAGGCGGGACCAGCGGCCACACGCAGGAAATCGAGGAGATCCGGATGGACTGTGACGGGGACGCGATCCTCTATCTGATCGACCAGGAGGGCGGTGCCTGTCACACCGGCTACCGCTCCTGTTTCCACCGCACGGTCGACGGCGAGGTCGTCGGCGAGCAGGTGTTCGATCCCGACGACGTCTACGAGTAG
- a CDS encoding prepilin peptidase, whose translation MLSSTFDSLVTVPGIGVAAPASDLLRLVAIPVFGWAAYRDVKTRRVPTRAWLPLAALAIALLAWDGYGAYVGGDRLFFVQAAISLGFIVPLVTAFWYMGSFGGADTKAFYVLALLFPAYPIYYLPTTTVPTFQPAIGVFSLTILSNTVVAGALYPVGVAASNLARGRVGLPMVIGKPVATPELTEEYGLLLETPDGFTRRGLDLDALRMYLRWRDCTLAELRADPAAHRDPDSLPAVPGEVGDGNIRTDGGTTPAPSPADYDDPWGAEAFLDDIDGAYGTTPEGLCDGLDVIAAEDEVWISPGIPFLVPTFAGLVLSITYGDVLVSLLRTLGLG comes from the coding sequence GTGTTATCCTCGACGTTCGACAGTCTCGTTACCGTCCCCGGAATCGGGGTGGCGGCACCGGCCTCGGATCTCCTCCGACTCGTCGCGATCCCCGTCTTCGGGTGGGCGGCCTATCGCGACGTCAAGACCCGGCGGGTCCCGACCAGAGCCTGGCTCCCGCTGGCGGCGCTGGCGATCGCGTTGCTCGCCTGGGACGGGTACGGTGCCTACGTCGGCGGCGACCGACTGTTCTTCGTCCAGGCGGCGATCAGCCTCGGGTTCATCGTCCCGCTGGTGACGGCGTTCTGGTACATGGGTAGCTTCGGCGGAGCCGACACGAAGGCGTTCTACGTGCTGGCGCTGCTCTTTCCCGCGTACCCGATCTACTACCTGCCGACGACGACGGTTCCGACCTTCCAGCCCGCGATCGGCGTGTTCTCGCTGACGATCCTCTCGAACACGGTCGTCGCGGGGGCGCTGTATCCGGTCGGCGTCGCCGCCTCGAACCTCGCTCGCGGTCGCGTCGGGCTCCCGATGGTGATCGGCAAGCCCGTCGCGACGCCGGAGCTGACCGAGGAGTACGGGCTCTTGCTGGAGACGCCCGACGGGTTCACTCGCCGCGGGCTCGACCTCGACGCCCTCCGGATGTACCTGCGCTGGCGGGACTGTACGCTGGCCGAGCTGCGCGCCGATCCGGCGGCCCACCGGGACCCCGACAGCCTGCCGGCGGTCCCCGGCGAGGTCGGAGACGGGAACATTCGGACCGACGGCGGCACGACACCCGCGCCATCGCCCGCCGACTACGACGACCCCTGGGGGGCGGAGGCGTTCCTCGACGACATCGACGGAGCGTACGGCACCACGCCCGAGGGGCTGTGCGACGGTCTCGACGTGATCGCCGCCGAGGACGAGGTGTGGATCTCGCCGGGAATCCCGTTCCTCGTGCCGACGTTCGCCGGACTCGTCCTCTCGATTACCTACGGCGACGTGCTGGTGTCGCTGCTCAGGACGCTGGGGCTCGGCTAG
- the fer gene encoding ferredoxin Fer, with protein sequence MPTVEYLNYEVVDDKGWDMYDDGVFEDAADADLSDEDYGTLEVNEGEYILEAAEAQGYDWPFSCRAGACANCAAIVVEGEIDMDMQQILSDEEVEEKNVRLTCIGSPDADEVKIVYNAKHLDYLQNRVI encoded by the coding sequence ATGCCCACAGTTGAGTACCTCAACTACGAAGTAGTGGACGACAAAGGCTGGGACATGTACGACGACGGCGTCTTCGAAGACGCCGCCGACGCCGACCTCTCGGACGAGGACTACGGCACGCTCGAAGTCAACGAGGGCGAGTACATCCTCGAAGCCGCCGAAGCCCAGGGCTACGACTGGCCCTTCTCGTGTCGCGCCGGTGCCTGTGCCAACTGCGCAGCTATCGTCGTCGAAGGCGAGATCGACATGGACATGCAGCAGATCCTCTCCGACGAGGAAGTCGAAGAGAAGAACGTCCGTCTGACCTGCATCGGCAGCCCCGACGCCGACGAGGTCAAGATCGTGTACAACGCGAAGCACCTCGACTACCTGCAGAACCGCGTCATCTGA
- a CDS encoding inorganic phosphate transporter encodes MVEVLFLVGILVAIFVGFNIGGSSTGVAFGPAVGAGTLSKFGAAALMTIFALAGGHFVGREVVKTLGSGIVSSEFTMLVSIVVLFFIGFALFLSNVVGVPASTSMTAVGAMAGLGIAQGTLNWEAMGEIVSWWLVSPVIAFWVSGVIGRYFYPALVERFAIPQTDGSLLALDRSGSVPRPVLGENTTRRELIGTLLVVGIGCYMAFAAGASNIANAVAPLVGNNSLEMTPAILLGGGAIGLGAFTIARRTMDTVGNDLTDLPLLAALLVAAVSSTIVTFLSALGVPASFVIIATMSIVGLGWGRATRTTTISDTVKGETPEVSVGALTADAPDAPTVGGQAGTPSEKHKQPIGEPEDIPKAADLFEPETTARVILTQNFVPAVATLAAYLVFKFVPIF; translated from the coding sequence ATGGTCGAAGTACTGTTTCTGGTCGGTATTCTCGTTGCGATCTTCGTCGGGTTCAACATCGGAGGGTCCTCGACGGGCGTCGCCTTCGGCCCAGCGGTCGGTGCTGGGACGCTCTCGAAGTTCGGGGCCGCCGCTCTGATGACGATTTTCGCCCTCGCAGGCGGCCACTTCGTCGGCCGGGAGGTCGTCAAGACGCTGGGCAGCGGGATCGTCTCCTCGGAGTTCACGATGCTCGTCAGCATCGTCGTGCTCTTTTTCATCGGGTTCGCGCTCTTCCTCTCGAACGTCGTCGGCGTCCCCGCCTCCACGTCGATGACGGCCGTCGGCGCGATGGCGGGGCTGGGGATCGCCCAGGGGACGCTCAACTGGGAGGCGATGGGAGAGATCGTCTCCTGGTGGCTGGTCTCGCCGGTGATCGCGTTCTGGGTCAGCGGCGTCATCGGCCGGTATTTCTACCCGGCGCTGGTCGAGCGCTTCGCGATCCCACAGACCGACGGCTCGCTGCTCGCCCTCGATCGGTCGGGGTCGGTCCCGCGGCCGGTGCTGGGCGAGAACACCACGCGCCGGGAACTGATCGGGACGCTCCTGGTCGTCGGGATCGGCTGTTACATGGCCTTCGCCGCGGGTGCCTCGAACATCGCCAACGCGGTCGCACCGCTGGTCGGAAACAACTCCCTGGAGATGACGCCGGCCATCCTGCTGGGCGGCGGCGCGATCGGTCTTGGCGCGTTCACGATCGCCCGGCGGACGATGGACACCGTCGGGAACGATCTCACCGATCTCCCGCTGCTGGCGGCGCTGCTGGTCGCGGCCGTCAGCTCCACCATCGTCACCTTCCTCTCGGCGCTGGGGGTGCCGGCGAGTTTCGTCATCATCGCCACGATGAGCATCGTCGGGCTCGGCTGGGGCCGCGCCACCCGGACGACGACGATCTCGGACACGGTCAAAGGCGAGACTCCGGAGGTGTCGGTCGGCGCACTCACCGCCGACGCGCCCGACGCGCCGACCGTCGGCGGTCAGGCCGGCACGCCGAGCGAAAAGCACAAACAGCCGATCGGCGAGCCCGAGGACATTCCGAAGGCGGCCGACCTGTTCGAGCCGGAGACGACCGCGAGAGTGATCCTCACACAAAACTTCGTTCCCGCGGTCGCGACGCTCGCCGCCTATCTGGTGTTCAAGTTCGTCCCGATTTTTTGA
- a CDS encoding alanine-zipper protein — MSRSSGPGLLARFQAAVLDESSAYRQFARATGVATAGLAGAYALLVFGVVDLGAAVVSTFEIAVGIAVTLFVLMGIVQFVVIARAYEYGTETVAETAEQLEQAAEEVETVADELDETAATVEDAATDVETAAKEVDEATEQVDEVTDKVADADPDTADDAAERVGEATERVDEATAKADEATEKADEAREKTGTAKEVADDVKETVEREREVLPEKERTEGDDGDDSDM; from the coding sequence ATGTCACGATCTTCCGGTCCCGGGCTGCTCGCTCGGTTTCAGGCAGCCGTCCTCGACGAGTCGTCGGCGTACCGACAGTTTGCCCGTGCGACCGGCGTCGCGACCGCCGGACTGGCCGGGGCCTATGCCCTGCTCGTCTTCGGGGTCGTCGACCTCGGTGCCGCCGTCGTCTCGACGTTCGAGATCGCCGTCGGGATCGCGGTCACGCTGTTCGTCCTGATGGGTATCGTCCAGTTCGTCGTCATCGCGCGGGCCTACGAGTACGGCACCGAGACGGTCGCCGAGACCGCAGAGCAACTCGAACAGGCCGCCGAGGAAGTCGAGACCGTCGCCGACGAACTCGACGAGACGGCCGCCACCGTCGAGGACGCCGCCACCGACGTCGAGACCGCGGCCAAGGAGGTCGACGAGGCCACGGAACAGGTCGACGAGGTCACCGACAAGGTCGCCGACGCGGACCCGGACACCGCCGACGACGCCGCCGAGCGGGTCGGTGAAGCGACCGAACGCGTCGACGAGGCCACGGCGAAAGCCGACGAAGCCACCGAGAAGGCCGACGAGGCCCGCGAGAAGACCGGGACGGCAAAGGAGGTCGCAGACGATGTCAAAGAGACCGTCGAGCGCGAACGCGAGGTCCTGCCGGAAAAAGAGCGGACGGAGGGCGACGACGGGGACGACAGCGATATGTGA